A genomic window from Diospyros lotus cultivar Yz01 chromosome 2, ASM1463336v1, whole genome shotgun sequence includes:
- the LOC127795426 gene encoding jasmonate-induced oxygenase 1 encodes MAISPESSSADRHSVDFRAPPPSPIASGRRSSFTNEDVLTEFLQNSLRVPDLILPDRIFPRQKSIQNPPKIDFCSLNSPQNSSVAEILDSIARIGCFQIINHGIKREFVESILTAGAGIFTLPPEKKKAVSRSSEKPYGFEEFLGEDEREMSEEFVWCRDQNLKLEMEGIWPHEYSNFSLKMEELLSEIEKLAGEIILALKKNTATKPRCENGVTQEQDLAGSLCYLYKHFFNSPVDQWDNSLGYDVIRMLIRGSDCSHSLGLHFCYGSSEFHVYYKKGWVSFCPETDAIVITIGDQIQAWSGGQYKHVIGRPIFKGELGDQDYCISMAFLYSPPRIGNSLETMSKEKTISIGQQAILALIMALVFQLLVYYVFKQ; translated from the exons ATGGCTATCTCGCCGGAATCATCGTCTGCGGATCGGCACTCGGTCGACTTCCGCGCCCCGCCGCCTTCTCCGATCGCCTCCGGGCGGCGGTCCTCCTTCACAAACGAGGATGTCCTCACGGAGTTCCTCCAGAACTCTCTCCGCGTCCCCGACCTCATCTTGCCCGACCGGATCTTCCCTCGCCAAAAGTCAATCCAGAACCCTCCCAAAATAGACTTTTGCTCCCTGAACTCGCCTCAGAACAGCTCCGTCGCCGAAATCCTCGACTCCATTGCTCGGATCGGTTGCTTTCAGATCATCAACCACGGAATTAAGCGCGAATTCGTAGAGTCGATCTTGACGGCCGGTGCCGGAATATTCACGCTACcgccggagaagaagaaagcTGTTTCGAGGTCTTCGGAGAAACCCTACGGCTTCGAGGAGTTCCtcggagaagatgagagagagatgagtgAAGAGTTCGTTTGGTGCAGAGACCAGAATTTGAAGTTGGAAATGGAGGGAATCTGGCCACATGAATATTCAAATTTCAG CCTGAAAATGGAAGAACTTCTGTCGGAGATCGAGAAGTTAGCCGGAGAGATTATCTTAGCTCTGAAGAAGAACACTGCGACGAAGCCAAGATGTGAAAACGGCGTGACGCAGGAGCAAGACCTTGCTGGATCTCTCTGTTATCTCTACAAACATTTCTTCAATTCTCCGGTTGATCAGTGGGACAATTCACTGGGATATGACGTTATTAGAATGCTGATAAGAGGCTCGGATTGCTCCCATTCGCTAGGTTTGCATTTCTGCTATGGCTCTTCGGAGTTTCATGTTTACTACAAGAAAGGCTGGGTTTCATTCTGCCCAGAGACGGATGCCATAGTAATCACCATTGGAGATCAGATACAG GCATGGAGTGGCGGGCAATACAAGCACGTGATTGGAAGGCCAATCTTCAAAGGCGAACTTGGTGACCAAGACTACTGCATCTCAATGGCCTTTCTCTATTCTCCCCCACGCATTGGCAACAGCTTGGAGACGATGAGCAAGGAGAAAACTATATCAATTGGTCAACAAGCCATTCTGGCTCTGATTATGGCTCTGGTTTTCCAACTTTTGGTTTATTATGTCTTCAAGCAGTGA